A genomic window from Prochlorococcus sp. RS04 includes:
- the coxB gene encoding cytochrome c oxidase subunit II: MLNKSFYLILIISLVFAISFWIGFNVNLLPAEASINAPIYDELFKILFIIGLIIFIGMTIAVIYSLFKFRKRNDQIGDGIALEGNLSLEIVWTIIPSIIVLLIGLYSYNIYDRMGGMKELNHNHEMMSSNTEKIWAGISQTSDNETAINNLSIEVSAMQFAFLFNYPKGNFISGELHVPVDQKVSMKMESKDVIHAFWVPEFRIKQDIIPGQPTILNFTPTKVGKYPIICAELCGPYHGGMRASIIVEEESDYNEWFNKNKKSEVNL, encoded by the coding sequence CGTTTTTGCTATATCTTTTTGGATTGGTTTTAATGTAAATTTGCTCCCAGCTGAAGCAAGTATTAACGCACCAATTTACGATGAACTTTTTAAAATTCTTTTCATCATTGGATTAATCATTTTTATAGGAATGACAATAGCTGTTATATATAGCTTATTTAAGTTTAGGAAAAGAAATGATCAGATAGGCGATGGCATAGCTTTAGAGGGAAATTTAAGCTTAGAAATTGTATGGACAATTATCCCTTCAATAATTGTTTTATTAATTGGTTTATATAGCTACAACATCTACGATCGAATGGGAGGGATGAAAGAACTAAATCATAACCACGAAATGATGAGTTCCAATACTGAAAAAATTTGGGCTGGAATAAGTCAAACCTCGGATAATGAAACAGCAATAAATAATTTGTCAATTGAAGTTTCAGCTATGCAATTTGCATTTCTTTTCAATTATCCCAAGGGCAATTTCATATCAGGAGAACTACACGTTCCTGTTGATCAAAAAGTATCAATGAAAATGGAATCCAAAGATGTGATTCATGCTTTTTGGGTACCAGAGTTCAGAATTAAACAGGATATTATTCCTGGACAACCGACTATTCTAAATTTCACTCCAACAAAAGTAGGAAAATATCCGATAATTTGCGCAGAATTATGTGGTCCATATCATGGAGGAATGAGAGCCTCCATAATTGTTGAAGAAGAATCTGATTACAACGAATGGTTTAACAAAAATAAAAAATCAGAGGTAAATTTATGA